In one window of Luteitalea sp. DNA:
- a CDS encoding HAMP domain-containing protein, with translation MSDPIWYRSLYWRIGLGFIVCVTGLLVAQGLLFLWLTGHGGGPLGSQSPQRLVELVASDISAALDTDPQLDIEEYVREQFGRVRQPFLVVLVDGRLVQNRAFALPPRLVRSARVALRHSRAFEHLRHLRRLHGPARIVSRDTVVGVVVPIFHGRPFVFAIREYGPELAAAAVALLFAGTTGMAFFVFRPARRRLRVLERATAAIGAGDTSVRAPERGGDEVALLARAFNRMAADLEARARELQASDRARRQLLADVSHELMTPLTAIRGYLETLAMPEAAQAPAARQRYLEIVTDETLRLESIIGDLLDLARLEGGGVALEREPVPVDWLFGRIRERHGTVLQEKRITLDVQIAPGADAVNGDARRLEQAVQNLAANAVRHAPVDGRVTLSAEPIDGHVRLMVRDTGPGIPAEHLPLIFDRFYKVDMARDHGSSGSGLGLSIVKAIVDGHGGTITASSPPEGGALFEMVLDKASTVEPGGGGSSSRDR, from the coding sequence ATGTCTGATCCAATCTGGTATCGCAGCCTCTACTGGCGCATCGGCCTTGGCTTCATCGTCTGCGTGACGGGGTTGCTCGTCGCGCAGGGGCTGCTGTTCCTGTGGCTCACGGGCCATGGCGGCGGCCCGCTGGGCAGCCAGTCACCACAGCGACTGGTCGAGCTCGTCGCGTCTGATATCTCGGCAGCGCTGGACACCGACCCTCAACTCGACATCGAGGAGTACGTGCGAGAGCAGTTCGGGCGCGTGCGACAGCCGTTTCTCGTCGTGCTCGTCGACGGGCGCCTCGTTCAGAACCGTGCGTTCGCTCTGCCGCCGCGGCTCGTTCGGTCGGCGCGGGTGGCGCTGAGGCATTCGCGCGCGTTCGAGCACCTGCGACACCTTCGTCGGCTCCATGGGCCTGCACGGATCGTCTCGCGCGACACCGTGGTCGGCGTGGTCGTGCCGATCTTCCACGGACGGCCGTTCGTGTTTGCGATTCGCGAGTACGGTCCCGAGCTCGCGGCGGCGGCGGTTGCGCTGCTCTTTGCTGGGACGACAGGCATGGCATTCTTCGTCTTTCGCCCGGCACGTCGCCGGCTCAGAGTGCTCGAGCGCGCGACGGCTGCGATTGGCGCGGGCGACACCAGCGTGCGGGCGCCGGAGCGCGGCGGCGACGAGGTCGCGCTGCTGGCGCGGGCGTTCAACCGTATGGCCGCGGACCTCGAGGCCCGCGCACGCGAGCTGCAGGCCTCCGACCGGGCACGACGCCAGCTCCTTGCGGATGTGTCACATGAGCTGATGACCCCGCTCACCGCGATCCGCGGCTACCTGGAAACCCTGGCGATGCCGGAGGCAGCGCAGGCCCCGGCCGCACGCCAGCGGTATCTGGAGATCGTGACCGACGAGACGCTTCGGCTCGAGTCGATCATTGGCGACCTGCTGGATCTGGCCCGCCTCGAGGGTGGCGGCGTGGCGCTCGAGCGCGAGCCCGTGCCCGTGGACTGGCTCTTCGGCCGGATCAGAGAGCGCCACGGCACCGTCCTGCAGGAGAAACGGATCACGCTGGACGTCCAGATCGCGCCCGGTGCCGACGCCGTCAACGGGGACGCGCGGCGTCTCGAGCAGGCAGTGCAGAACCTTGCCGCGAACGCTGTACGGCACGCGCCGGTAGACGGACGGGTCACATTGTCAGCCGAACCTATCGACGGTCACGTGCGACTGATGGTTCGTGACACGGGTCCCGGCATTCCCGCCGAGCACCTGCCGCTCATCTTCGACCGCTTCTACAAGGTGGATATGGCGCGAGACCACGGCTCCTCGGGAAGCGGGCTCGGCCTGTCGATCGTGAAGGCCATCGTCGATGGCCACGGCGGGACGATTACCGCATCCAGCCCTCCGGAGGGTGGCGCGCTCTTCGAAATGGTCCTCGACAAGGCCAGCACGGTCGAGCCGGGAGGTGGCGGCTCGAGCTCAAGAGACCGGTGA
- a CDS encoding aldo/keto reductase, producing MEFRQLGGSGLKVPVLSLGTGTFGGGTEFFKGFGSSDVAEATRLVDVALDAGLNMFDSADVYSEGLAEEILGQAIKRRRDKVLISTKGTFAMGDGPNDVGSSRYHLTRAIEGSLRRLGTDYIDLYQLHGFDAVAPIDETLGALDDFVRQGKIRYIGCSNFSGWHLMKSLAVSERYGLARHVAHQAYYSLLNRDYEWELMPLALDQRIGTIVWSPLGWGRLTGKLRRGQPLPSTSRLHSELTTKGGPPIPEDHLYNVVDAVDAVARETGKTVPQIAINWLLQRPTVTNVIIGARNEEQLKQNIDALGWNLSADHMAQLDAATAVTPAYPYWHQMQFQVRNPSPVS from the coding sequence ATGGAATTCAGGCAGCTTGGCGGCTCGGGGCTCAAGGTTCCGGTGTTGAGCTTGGGGACCGGCACCTTCGGCGGAGGCACCGAGTTCTTCAAGGGCTTTGGATCGAGTGACGTTGCGGAGGCGACGCGCCTGGTAGACGTTGCGCTCGACGCCGGGCTGAACATGTTCGATTCGGCGGACGTGTACTCGGAGGGGCTCGCCGAGGAGATTCTCGGACAGGCGATCAAAAGACGCCGCGACAAGGTCCTCATTTCGACCAAAGGCACGTTCGCCATGGGCGACGGCCCCAACGACGTCGGCTCATCGCGCTATCACCTCACGCGGGCAATCGAGGGCAGCCTGCGTCGGCTGGGGACGGACTACATCGACCTGTATCAGCTTCACGGCTTCGATGCGGTCGCGCCGATCGACGAGACTCTCGGCGCGCTCGACGACTTCGTCCGGCAGGGCAAGATTCGCTATATCGGCTGCTCGAACTTCTCGGGCTGGCACCTCATGAAGTCGCTTGCGGTGTCGGAGAGATACGGGCTGGCCCGGCACGTCGCCCACCAGGCGTATTACTCCCTTCTCAACCGTGACTACGAGTGGGAGCTGATGCCGCTGGCGCTCGACCAGCGCATCGGGACCATCGTCTGGAGCCCGCTCGGGTGGGGCCGGCTCACGGGCAAGCTCCGTCGTGGTCAGCCGCTACCCTCGACGAGCCGGCTCCATAGTGAGCTGACGACGAAGGGCGGCCCGCCGATCCCCGAGGATCATCTCTACAACGTCGTTGACGCCGTCGACGCCGTGGCTCGTGAGACGGGCAAGACCGTGCCCCAGATCGCCATCAACTGGCTCCTGCAGCGCCCGACTGTCACCAATGTCATCATCGGCGCACGCAACGAGGAGCAACTCAAGCAGAACATCGATGCGCTGGGATGGAATCTGTCGGCCGATCACATGGCCCAGCTGGACGCCGCCACCGCGGTGACGCCTGCCTATCCCTATTGGCACCAAATGCAGTTCCAGGTCCGCAATCCGTCACCGGTCTCTTGA
- a CDS encoding DUF433 domain-containing protein: MTERPRYDADDGMTARTRRQVRMTEPVERDPYRGRSPRKIPAYSSFEASRYLRIPENTVRNWAFGYAQRTGPGRTMRSRPLLKAADTQRHLLSFVNLVELHMISALRRDHNVQMPKIRRAIDYLEAKLRSPHPLIDEEMETDGTDIFINKYGSLINASRDGQLAMKALLQAHLKRIERDERGVAVRLFPFTRKRDADTIVEAPKLIAIDPAVAFGRPVIVGSRVPTSEIAQRFQAGESPSEVAQDFGRTEEEVWEAIRCEFPTAA; encoded by the coding sequence TTGACGGAGCGTCCACGCTACGATGCCGACGATGGCATGACCGCACGCACGAGGAGGCAAGTCCGGATGACCGAACCAGTCGAGCGAGATCCGTACCGCGGCCGGAGTCCGCGAAAGATCCCTGCCTACAGCTCGTTCGAGGCCTCCCGCTACCTGCGGATTCCCGAAAACACTGTCCGCAACTGGGCATTCGGCTACGCGCAACGGACGGGCCCTGGCAGGACCATGCGCTCGAGGCCCTTACTCAAGGCCGCCGACACACAGCGCCACCTCTTGTCGTTTGTCAATCTGGTCGAGCTGCACATGATCAGCGCGCTACGTCGCGACCACAATGTTCAGATGCCAAAGATCCGACGCGCGATCGACTATCTCGAGGCCAAGCTGAGATCGCCGCACCCGCTGATCGACGAGGAAATGGAGACCGACGGAACAGATATCTTCATCAACAAGTACGGCTCGCTGATCAACGCCTCACGGGACGGACAGCTCGCAATGAAAGCCTTGCTCCAGGCTCACTTGAAACGCATCGAGCGCGACGAGCGCGGGGTTGCGGTTCGATTGTTCCCATTCACCCGCAAACGCGATGCGGATACGATTGTAGAAGCACCCAAGCTCATTGCCATCGATCCAGCCGTTGCATTCGGGCGGCCGGTGATCGTCGGGTCACGCGTCCCAACTTCAGAGATCGCCCAACGCTTCCAAGCAGGCGAGTCGCCCAGTGAAGTCGCCCAAGATTTCGGGAGAACCGAAGAAGAGGTCTGGGAAGCGATCCGCTGCGAGTTCCCAACGGCCGCCTAA
- a CDS encoding zinc ribbon domain-containing protein — translation MPIYEYICQACEHRFETIVFGSRQPECPSCASTALDKQLSAFAVSTRGESFDESPAPCGQCGDPRGPGACALN, via the coding sequence GTGCCTATCTACGAGTACATCTGCCAGGCCTGTGAGCACCGGTTCGAGACCATCGTCTTCGGCAGCCGCCAGCCCGAATGCCCATCGTGTGCGTCGACGGCGCTCGACAAGCAGCTCTCCGCCTTTGCCGTGAGCACGCGCGGCGAGTCCTTCGATGAGTCACCCGCGCCGTGTGGCCAGTGCGGCGATCCGCGGGGCCCCGGCGCGTGCGCGCTCAATTAA
- a CDS encoding FCD domain-containing protein, with translation MTSLPLQPLKTGSLSTQVFETLRTAIFAGQFQPGDPLRELHLARDLNVSQATIREALVQLERLGLVVRTPNVGTQVTKLSRQDIAERVELRTILEERALAQAAARMDAAQFTELGRRLGQLTTAMARNDYFEAAQADLAFHRYIWERSGNHTLYRTLDQLAVPLFAFASIVRGATQQHLDDLVRSHEGLVSALRQNNVQAIRTALRRHFQHGLSEVEIHRLTSAAARLRRPRRGRPATKSNRGK, from the coding sequence ATGACTAGCTTGCCTCTTCAGCCGCTGAAGACGGGATCGTTGAGCACCCAGGTGTTCGAGACCCTGCGTACCGCCATCTTCGCTGGGCAGTTTCAGCCCGGTGATCCGCTTCGCGAGCTGCACCTCGCACGTGATCTCAACGTGAGCCAGGCCACGATTCGCGAGGCGCTCGTGCAGCTCGAGCGCCTCGGCCTCGTCGTACGCACGCCGAACGTGGGCACACAGGTCACCAAGCTCTCGCGCCAGGACATCGCCGAACGGGTCGAGCTCAGGACGATCCTGGAGGAGCGCGCGCTGGCTCAAGCCGCCGCGCGGATGGATGCGGCACAGTTCACCGAGCTGGGCCGCCGGCTCGGGCAGTTGACGACTGCCATGGCCAGAAACGACTACTTCGAGGCCGCACAGGCCGATCTGGCGTTTCATCGCTACATCTGGGAGCGTTCCGGCAACCACACGCTGTACCGCACGCTGGATCAGCTCGCCGTCCCGCTGTTTGCGTTCGCCAGCATCGTCCGCGGCGCCACCCAGCAGCACCTCGATGATCTCGTGCGGTCGCACGAAGGCCTCGTCTCTGCGCTTCGACAGAACAATGTGCAAGCGATTCGAACCGCCTTGCGTCGGCACTTCCAGCACGGGTTGTCGGAGGTCGAGATTCATCGCCTGACTAGTGCCGCCGCCCGCCTACGTCGCCCGCGCCGCGGGCGGCCTGCGACCAAGTCCAATCGAGGCAAATGA
- a CDS encoding TonB-dependent receptor plug domain-containing protein, translated as MPIYRGVALLCMLVASSAASAQITGGAIVGVVTDAGGGVLPGVTVTATNIATNQAAVTHTNAQGYFEFPLLPAARYRLEAQLQGFQATRVEALELNAGVRRRFDVRLAIEAVTDRVDVVAAAPLVNATTTSLGIVMDQRQVEALPLNGRNFQQLVGLQAGVVNAPSSSTGGRGGIEFNGSPALGNNLMLDGVDMSFGENNGSASDTSAGASGGALINTISVEAVAEFKATGSAFSAEYGRATGGVLNVTTKSGSNQLHGTAFEFFRHDALDANSFFSNLDGAPKPPLRWNQFGGNLGGPVLRDRLFFFFNYEGAHVRRSDAVTGNVPTPLLIDRAAPEMREVLQAFPDTFEPTGDPYVGLHRRNDERRNDEHTYMGRVDVERGQHRLAVRYNYNHQDFFQPIMPPEHPRVFPTRLHNAVVQDNWTISPSVFNELRVGINRSDLNRHHVGTELTPAWISVSGGGLTGLGLPSDIHFMTTTYSINDNLTYVRGRHSIKAGFEIRNVDSKRFQIGLPTHRYNGVDDLIADRPNDIQVIFGSEKPLDTTNYAVYIQDDWRVSNRLQLNAGLRYEYSPPLSGAFNVAGSDPFGPFNNRGEPMFDADRNNFGPRLGVIYDAIGDQRLVLRAGGGVTHAPAQPFFYYDMAYIDPNVPFLATFTENDIPAGLPTAFPFPRSFVTEVAENPSLLPEGFNLSRSVADYDRADEYAIQWNGAVQYALTSRASLQAAYVGSRALKLYSTRSLNLVDPITGERPDQAVGEVVLRENAGRSKYDALQLSLNQRLWNGLALDVYYTYGRSRGYYGPDGTLVRDATVQDPNDIAGSAGPKPGDVRHRFVNVHSYELPTPGFGDSGLARALLGHWTIQGIITWRSGLPINVTAGRDLVGNRRVDGQRPDLVPGVDPYIKDTDGLVWLNAAAFDVDRPLAEGRFGNLPFNALRGPSALTYDFALHKRFDVTGGHQMTLRLEAFNVLNRKNLNNPVSNLSTSTFGQITGASSGRNIQIGLKYAF; from the coding sequence ATGCCCATATACCGCGGCGTCGCCCTGCTGTGCATGTTGGTCGCGTCAAGCGCCGCCTCGGCCCAGATCACTGGCGGCGCCATCGTCGGCGTGGTCACGGACGCTGGCGGCGGCGTGCTGCCGGGAGTGACCGTCACGGCCACCAACATCGCCACCAACCAGGCAGCGGTGACGCACACGAATGCTCAGGGATACTTCGAGTTTCCGCTCCTCCCGGCGGCCCGCTATCGCCTCGAGGCACAGCTCCAGGGATTTCAGGCCACGAGAGTCGAGGCGCTCGAGCTCAACGCCGGCGTCCGGCGCCGATTCGATGTGAGGCTGGCAATCGAGGCGGTCACCGATCGCGTGGACGTCGTCGCTGCCGCACCGCTCGTGAATGCAACCACCACGTCGCTCGGCATTGTGATGGATCAGCGTCAGGTGGAAGCGTTGCCGCTGAACGGACGGAACTTCCAGCAGCTCGTCGGCCTTCAGGCAGGGGTGGTGAACGCGCCCTCTTCCTCCACCGGCGGGCGGGGTGGCATCGAGTTCAATGGCTCCCCAGCGCTGGGGAACAATCTCATGCTCGACGGCGTCGACATGTCCTTCGGCGAGAACAACGGATCTGCCAGTGACACGTCGGCTGGCGCGAGTGGTGGCGCTCTCATCAACACGATCAGCGTCGAGGCGGTCGCCGAGTTCAAGGCCACCGGCAGCGCGTTCTCTGCAGAGTATGGAAGGGCGACCGGCGGCGTGCTCAACGTCACGACCAAGTCCGGCTCGAACCAGCTCCACGGCACGGCGTTCGAGTTCTTCCGGCATGACGCGCTGGATGCAAACAGCTTCTTCTCGAACCTCGACGGCGCGCCGAAGCCACCCCTGCGCTGGAACCAATTCGGCGGTAATCTGGGCGGCCCCGTTCTTCGAGATCGACTCTTCTTCTTCTTCAACTACGAGGGGGCCCACGTACGCCGGAGCGACGCCGTGACCGGCAATGTGCCAACGCCACTGCTCATCGACCGCGCCGCGCCCGAGATGCGCGAGGTGCTCCAGGCCTTCCCCGATACGTTCGAGCCGACCGGCGACCCATACGTAGGACTACACCGGCGCAACGACGAGCGGAGGAACGACGAGCACACCTATATGGGGCGTGTGGACGTGGAGAGAGGTCAGCATCGGCTGGCGGTGCGCTACAACTACAACCACCAAGACTTCTTCCAGCCGATCATGCCGCCCGAGCATCCTCGGGTCTTTCCCACGCGGTTGCACAACGCGGTCGTGCAAGACAATTGGACGATCTCTCCCAGCGTGTTCAACGAGCTACGGGTTGGGATCAACCGCTCCGACCTGAACAGGCATCACGTGGGCACCGAGCTGACGCCCGCCTGGATCTCTGTTTCCGGGGGAGGCCTCACCGGCTTGGGATTGCCGAGCGATATTCACTTCATGACGACGACCTACTCGATCAATGACAACCTCACGTACGTCCGGGGGCGACATTCGATCAAGGCGGGCTTCGAGATTCGGAACGTCGACAGCAAGCGGTTCCAAATAGGCCTGCCGACGCACCGCTACAACGGCGTCGATGACCTCATCGCGGATCGGCCGAACGACATCCAGGTCATCTTCGGCAGCGAGAAGCCCCTCGATACCACCAACTACGCCGTCTATATCCAGGATGACTGGCGGGTCAGCAATCGATTGCAGCTCAACGCCGGCCTGCGCTATGAGTACTCGCCGCCCTTGAGCGGTGCCTTCAATGTTGCCGGCTCGGATCCATTCGGTCCGTTCAACAACCGTGGTGAGCCGATGTTCGATGCGGATCGCAACAACTTCGGACCACGGCTGGGTGTCATCTATGACGCCATCGGCGACCAGCGATTGGTGCTACGAGCCGGCGGCGGTGTGACGCATGCTCCTGCGCAGCCGTTCTTCTATTACGACATGGCGTACATCGATCCGAACGTCCCCTTCCTCGCAACATTCACCGAGAACGACATCCCAGCCGGACTCCCGACGGCGTTTCCGTTCCCACGGTCCTTCGTGACGGAGGTGGCCGAGAATCCGAGCCTGCTCCCGGAGGGTTTCAATCTTTCGCGCTCGGTCGCTGACTACGATCGGGCAGACGAGTACGCGATCCAGTGGAACGGCGCCGTGCAGTATGCGCTCACGTCACGAGCCTCGCTGCAAGCAGCCTATGTGGGCAGCCGGGCGCTGAAGCTCTACTCCACGCGCTCGCTCAACCTCGTCGATCCGATCACCGGCGAGCGCCCGGATCAGGCAGTTGGCGAGGTCGTCTTGCGTGAGAACGCGGGTCGCTCGAAGTACGACGCCCTTCAGCTCTCGCTCAATCAACGGCTTTGGAACGGCCTCGCGTTAGACGTGTACTACACCTATGGCCGGAGCCGCGGCTATTACGGGCCCGACGGTACCCTCGTCAGAGATGCGACCGTGCAGGACCCGAACGACATCGCCGGCTCGGCCGGCCCGAAGCCGGGTGATGTCCGTCATCGTTTCGTCAACGTCCACTCGTACGAGCTCCCAACACCCGGCTTCGGCGACTCTGGACTCGCTCGCGCGCTGCTTGGACACTGGACCATTCAGGGCATCATCACCTGGCGCAGCGGACTGCCAATCAACGTGACGGCCGGGCGTGATCTCGTCGGCAACCGTCGGGTGGACGGGCAGCGCCCCGATCTCGTGCCTGGTGTGGATCCGTACATCAAGGACACGGACGGCCTGGTGTGGCTGAACGCCGCGGCGTTCGATGTGGACCGACCGCTTGCCGAAGGACGATTCGGTAACCTCCCCTTCAACGCGCTCCGCGGGCCGTCGGCGCTCACCTACGATTTTGCGCTGCACAAGCGCTTCGACGTGACTGGCGGCCACCAGATGACGCTCCGGCTCGAGGCCTTCAATGTCCTCAACAGGAAAAACCTGAACAACCCGGTCTCGAACCTGTCGACCTCGACGTTCGGCCAGATCACAGGAGCCAGCAGTGGTCGCAACATCCAGATTGGGCTCAAGTATGCGTTCTAA